Genomic DNA from Epinephelus moara isolate mb chromosome 24, YSFRI_EMoa_1.0, whole genome shotgun sequence:
CGTaggtttcattttaacatttgggGGGGCACATGTGAACTGGGGGAATTAAGGGGTattctgccaaaaaaaaaaatagcatcaCTTAATTTCCAACATAATTTTTACACATCAATTTGGgcttttttgcttttcttaaTGTTGAAAATGGTTTGATGGTTTTGGTTGGAAAGGGGGACTTACGCCGATACACCCAACacattctctttttttctttttttaactttgtttattgggTTTTTCAACAGACCATAGTTAAACAAAGGAGTACAGATGTAccacccaacacattctcactccgacctcggcacatatcaatgtttggtcatggactttcacgTCAACATACGACgagcaaggtaccctgggtgagttgacgttctgggacactgtcaagttctgcctgttacatgcattgtcttctttcaaaatacacttctgttgtcacaggaaatttaacgtttacaaacagtctctttcaaaaataaacacactatgttgGTTGATGGTTTTTTCCTTCCCTGGTTGGGATTAATGGCAAAGAAAActtgtggttgggtttaggaaaaaagaacagaatttGGTTTACGAAAGTTAAGCCAGCAAATGTTCGACTtgggcaggcgggaggggtcgtggataggtccaacaactACAGACCTCCACCCAAGAGAACGGTCATCGTGTCCCATAAAATCCTGAAGCCaaattctgttctttttttccctaaacccaaccacatgttttcTTTGCCATTAATCCCAACGGGAagaccgctctctcgggtggaGGTCAGTAGTTGTTAAACCCATCCATGACCACTCCTGCCTGCCCAAGTCGAACATTTGCCAGCtgaactttcgtccttgtcctgctgcattaTCCCATGATGCAACCAGGCTGTGTaccatgccgatgttaaaggacacctttttttgttggtttctgacgccctTCCCATCTTATGtggactttgttgctctttatccGTAATTTGTGCGTACACCACTGACAAAACATCCTCACTGACACACATTTTGTGCCCATTGCTACATAAAGCCTTGTTGAGTCCTCTGCTATTTTCATGTTTAACACTAAGGGGGACCTATCCCCTTCTTTGgcccccaaaatctacacctatgcctATACACACCCCTCCCACCTCCCCACCTTGCATGGACTTTGTCGCTTATTATCCTTAATTTGTGCGTCCACCACTGACAAAACATCCTCATTGACACACATTTTTTTGCCCAACACTACATAATGCCTTACCTAATGCATTTAAAATTAAGGGGGACCTGCCCCCTTCGTCCCCCGAAATCTACGCCCATGTCAAGGCCTGGAAAGAACATGAAGGTGCAGCTTATTGTGTGTGAGGAAAGCCTCCAAACCTGTTATATCCATCAGTATGAGACATTTTCCCACAGTAGTATGGGGTGAAACCTGCATTTTACACTGTGTGACAGAGGCCTCAAATGCGCCAGTCCTCGTGCACGACCATTTGCGCGCGCCCGTgtgggattcatcctctgattATAATAAGCCTAAATGTTATTGTAAACCGAATCTAAAACCCTCCCCGTTAATGAGAAACCAAATATTTGTTGTTATTatagtaaaataataatgattgtATTATCAGTGCGGCGGGTCGTGGGAAGGTGTGGGGCGGCTGTAACCTGCTGGCTGCTGGTGTCACTGCTGCTCTTTTCATCTTGCAGCACACTCCATCAGACAGCGCGGATCAGAGGAGGGCTGCAGCCCGCTGATAACAGCCTCTGTCATTAACTCTTTCATTCAGGGGGCTGAAGGCAAAGCAGCCATTTTCGTTCccacagctgaaaaaaatgcaaaaaacataaaagccaGCGCGCACACAAAGGCGAGACAGGGGTGAGcgatttatttgtgttttatgatTGAAGACCCTGTCGTTTAAATCAGGCTGGAGGTTTAACAGAGATGCACAGGCCTGATACAGCTCGGCCTCATCTGAAGCTGGCAGGGAAATCATCCTGATGCAGCTTTGGTTCGACCTGGATTTAATTTAGGGTtattagataaataaaaatcgaACAGTTTGCGCCAAATGGGTTAAAATattctagtttttttttaatataataatttaCACTAACAGTGCCGGAAGGTATGTGGTGTTTTATCCTGCTTTAAatctctgacacacactcatattAGGCCACTGATTTATActctaaacaaaaataaaagcagacttTTGTCCCTGTTTGTCACGTGATGGTCACCAGTTGGAGATGTCTCTTTACTCTGCTGCATCCCAGCTCTCATCAGGTTACATCCCATTCAATGAAACAGGTTCAAAGCTTTTAATACGTCACATTACTATTATCATTTCCTGGAGCACAGAGCAAACAGTCTGGATGCCCACAGACCGGGTTACAGTATACTTACTGTATGTTAGTTCAGGCTATTTGTGCGCAGAGCGAGGCCGCTGCTTTGTATCATGGTGATGAGCTCTGATACTGCAgcctgaggaaacactgaacaTGGTGGACACAAAGTACTAGTGACAAGGCAATGTCAACAAACTGTTTACAGCACTTTGGGCCTCGGTGGCTAAATCACTTAGGCTACATTAACGGGAACAAAATCACTGCAATTAAATcgttttatattttgtataagACGAATATAATGTGACAGGGAAATTAGAAAGCGTTTAACCACCGTGTTACTTGAATATATGAGACTATTCTTCCATTTTTAAAAGGTTTATTTTTGCATGAAGCAGAAAATTCTACTTACTGTATATTTAGGGAACAATTGGAAAAAGGcgacttttaaaaaaatctaaataaatccaaaataaataaagagttaaaacattttctatatcaCAAATTCTTTAAAACAGCCTTTCTCATATTTTTCAATTAACAAATCTccaagcacaaacacaaatatacattttttctgAACGGAAACGCCGCCATGCCTCAGACTGTCACATCATCACCGACactgaatgagtgaatgaatgaaagagagTCCTGAATGgagactaaaaataaataaatcagatcAAAGTGTAcgcagaaataaatatgaacaACTTTAAAACGTTATATCTAAACGTGCAGTCCCGAGTTCTTTATCTTACCATCATTTAGCAAagacaaaatgcacaaaaatatattttttcccttCATCATCAAACGCAACACGGTTTTTAAACCCGATCCATGTAATCCAAGAAACAACTTGGGTTACTATTCAGATGCTCCGCGTCCTCTTCTAGGTGAAAAGAATAATagctaataaaaaaacaattggatttatttaggaaaaaaataaataatggtaTTTTATATAAAGTGGTCCAAAGAGTTTGCGTTTGAGTCAAATTCCAGCCTCCTTTTATATGCGTAAAGTTATGCAGGATTTGAGGCCCCCGGAATGTCATTGGATGTCAGGATGAGGTATTATAGATTATGGGTTGGGGAAGGGGTGGTGGGGGTACTGCAAGCACCTCCCCTAGAAATGCAGCAAATCTCTCCCGTTTTCTCCTGGTGGGGCACTGGGAGGGCTGGAGACGTGCTTTGCATTGGCAGGCTGATGAGGACACGTGTCTCCTCCCTGCCTCCCCCTCCGGGCTCCACGGTACCGCATTGGCATCAGTAAAGGCACCTGAAAACCCGACGACCGACTCCTGGAAGCGCTGCCTGCCACCTTATAACCCGCACGAAAACGATATTATAGGCCCTACAGAAACCTGTGGCTCGCCTTTCTTCGTGCGTAAAGCTTTTGCGCACACCGCCGAACTGCCTCAGAGACTGAATAGGTGCGCTATACTCGTCGAGCATCAGAGCGCAGTGCCAAGATGCAGAAACGGAGCAGCGACGTCTGAAGGTGACATGAACCTGAGGATAATCAAGAGCAGCAGGCGTACACTGAACAAGAAGTGGAGATAGCaactgaaaggaaaaaaacaaacgtcGGTGTCTTGAAACAAAAACTTGCGCTTTTCCTCTGATGCAGAGAACCAAGAGCTGTCATCCAAAGTAGCCTCACGTTTTTACtgactggaggagagagcacacACTAATTAAGCTGCAGACAGTTGAGATTCAGGAGAGGAGCGAAAAATGGCGACGTTAATCAGAAGCAAGCTTTCTAATAAACTGTCAAATGCAGCCACCGCCGTCTCCAACAAATCCCAGGCGAAGGTGAGCGGCATGTTCGCCAGGATGGGGTTCCAGGCCGCCACCGACGAGGAGGCTCTGGGCTTCGCCGCCTGCGATGACCTGGACTACGACCACCGGCAAGGCATGCAGATGGACATTTTGACAACCGATGAgatgggaggagaggggagcGGAGATGGAGGCGGGCTGGAGGGGGACAGCCACTACCAGAGGGACGGCACCGGTCCGCCGCACTCAGCCTCAAAAGACGGAGAACCGGCGAACGAGCTGTCTGAAGTCAGACCAAAAATCACCGCATGGGAGGCGGGCTGGAACGTCACGAATGCAATCCAGGTAAAAAGACGCACTTCGCGGATTATAAACGGGCGGTTCCGATGCTTGGTTCTAATTGGCTGAGTCGCCTCCAGAGCTGCTGTGAAATTTGAGATAAAGGCACACCTGCGACCGCgtaaaatgattttaatattcatgttcAAAAACACCAGGTTCTCTCCCTCTGAAGCAACTTTTCTGCTTTTAATAATGCTGTAAATAAATCACCTGAATTACTTTTAGCTGCAGAATTAAACCAGtttttattgtgatatattTTTATCGGAGGAATGCAGAAATTTCAGAGCAGTTATGCGCTGGAAAAAACAGGGAGGCAGTTGATGCCCTGTGccccccttcctcctcttcatcctcctcctcccctcaacacacacattctttgtCTGTATAGTGATGTCCACTGTCACCGATGCACGCCCCTGATAACACCTACGCCGCATGGCAATGAATACATCAGTCtataaagaagaaaataaagactTTGAGCGCAAAGCTTTTGGATTATTTTGGCGCTTTTACACAATTGATTAATTACAGCTTAAAAAGAGAATGCATGGAAATATGTTAAGATGCCtgcacacatttttttcagaACATATAAATTTAAATAGTCTTGGCAATTAAATTTGCAGACAAAAATAAGcagaaaatacatatttttttaatgtgcgtAAAAGAGGCGCATTTAAAGTGCGAGGATTTTACTCGAGAGTCTGCGTGTTGTAGGGCTATGCGACAAAAATCCCTAGACGCAATCCTTTTCATGCCTTATCACGGCCGTGGTCACGGCGGTCACCGTGACGTCAGAGTGTGTCTCCTCCAGCTCGTGGTGACGTCAGAGGCGGGCGGATATGCTCAAAGCGAAGTGGAAAACCCACAACATGAAAACCGGGAGTGACATCCATTGAAGAGGCAGAGCCAAGGCCTAATTTCaatatgatttatttaatttaaattgaatAATATATTCAGAAAAGcattaatgattaaatgtttaaCAGTTTAATTTATTGACAACATGATTTTTGCcctctttttttatgtttctagGGGATGTTTGTTCTCGGGTTGCCCTACGCCATCCTGCACGGAGGATACCTCGGACTCTTTCTCATTATTTTCGCCGCCGTTGTGTGCTGTTACACGGGGAAAATCCTCATTGCCTGCCTGTACGAGGAGGACGAAGACGGGCAGCTCGTCCGTGTGAGGGACTCCTATGTGGACATTGCCAACGCCTGCTGCGCGCCCAGATTCCCGTCTTTAGGTGGCCATGTTGTGAATGTAGCCCAAATCATAGAGCTAGTGATGACCTGCATCCTGTACGTGGTGGTCAGCGGCAATCTCATGTACAACAGCTTCCCCAACATGCCAATATCCCAGAAGTCGTGGGCCATCATCGCCACCGCCGCCCTGCTCCCGTGCGCCTTCCTCAAGAACCTGAAAGCCGTCTCCAAGTTCAGCTTGCTGTGCACACTGGCCCACTTTGTCATCAACGTCCTGGTGATAGCATACTGCCTCTCCAGAGCGAGGGACTGGGCCTGGGACAAGGTCAAGTTTTACATCGATGTCAAGAAGTTCCCCATCTCCATTGGGATTATCGTGTTCAGCTACACCTCGCAGATCTTCCTGCCGTCCCTGGAGGGGAACATGCAGAAACCCAGCGAGTTCCACTGCATGATGAACTGGACTCACATCGCTGCCTGCATCCTCAAGGGCCTGTTCGCCCTGGTGGCCTACTTGACCTGGGCTGACGCCACCAAGGAGGTCATCACAGACAACCTGCCCCCGACCATCAGAGCTGTCGTCAACCTCTTTCTAGTGGCCAAAGCTTTGCTGTCGTATCCGCTGCCGTTTTTCGCTGCTGTCGAGGTATTAGAGAAATCATTTTTCCAGGACGGAGGACGCGCGTTCTTCCCAGATTGCTACGGAGGCGATGGACGCCTAAAATCCTGGGGACTTTCTCTGCGATGTATCCTTGTTGTGTTCACCTTGCTCATGGCCATCTATGTGCCACACTTCGCCCTCCTCATGGGTCTCACTGGCAGCCTGACAGGTGCGGGCCTGTGCTTTCTGCTTCCCAGTCTCTTCCACCTCAGGCTTTTATGGAGAAAGCTGCTATGGCACCAGGTTTTCTTTGATGTTGCCATCTTTGTAATAGGAGGTATATGCAGCATATCTGGGTTTATCCACTCCATGGAAGGGCTCATAGAGGCTTTCAAATACAACATAGAAGATTAGATGCAAGCCATTGCTGGAACTAGATGTTAAATGCAAACCCCCCATTTAgtgagaaaaaattaaaaacacacaacctCCCCGGCAAGCGCAGCCCCCCTCTGCTTGATTCATGCGTAAAAAGCGCGCACACAACACATTTCCGCGCTCATACAGTCGTGTATTGATTCAGAAAaaacgcgcgcacacacacagacacacacttacacacacagagaaatagaGCCGATGGCAGTGAGGGAATCCAGTGCATCCACTACACACTATATGGACAATACATGTTGTATAAATATGCGAACATATACATATTTTCCAGTGGAGTGAACGTTTACAATATTGACCTTAAACTAAATTTGCAACAAAGGGCAGTTTGTCTTGTCGTCGCTCTTGTGGTGCTTCCCCACATGAGACTTCACTTCATGTAACGCTAGAGTTTGTGATGGACGGACTTTCGACAGCATAACGTGATTTAAGATAAGTTTatttcaaaaagagaaaattaacatTAAGAAATGCCACTTTCGTCTATAGGTAATTTGCAATATGATGCAGTGAATGTGGTGTTTAAAatccagaaacaaaacaaaaaaaaaagcctggtggacacacaataacacaatggCAATAACCAGCAGTAGAAACACACATATAGAaatatgtaaaagaaaaagcGGAGTTTCGTTAGACATGTGGAAATTGGACCTTTCTTCCTTCCCCTCCCCCTGAGCAGTTTGAAATACTGGAAATGCAAAATATCAAAGTACACAGCAGCTATACAAACTATGCATTGAATGTATGATAtttcagacacacaaaacataacGAAACTGGGAAGTGGAAATGAAACAAATCCTCCAAATTTCGATTCTTCTgcgttaaaatgttaaatgcttTGATATTTGTTTTCTCCAATATTTGAAATTTATTTTACTGAGCTTTGAAAATCGGCACCAGACCTGGGATACTCCCCTGCAGCCCCTGGCCCAAATTTCAGCTATAAGATGGGGACCCCAAATTGAAATCCTGCACACTTGATTAACCATAATGctttttttcattacatttaaaaagaaacacgTGGCCTGTTATGAAATTAATTTCCCGTCTAGAAAATTCGGTGTCTGAAAATCtaactaataaaaaaataaagagatcaCTTAAAGAGGAAAATGTGCATACAGACATTTTTCATTCTGTGCAATCCAATGGGTCCTGTGGAAATGTTATAAAACCGTATGTGTAGTGTGTTATTGTGGTTTCAAAAAGATGGAATGTATATCTCAAAGTCGTTATCATATATCGTGAAATTAATATTAAAGAATAAAGACATAAGTGAAAttatattgtaaaaatgtgtgtggttTTATGTAAAACGAAAAACGTTCagaacatgtatttttttctctataataaaagacagaaaatgatggAGAAAATAGTCGCagtcatattttttttccccaaatcgAAATTCAGGTAAATTGAAATCGTGTAAAGGCTGTGAAGGCCTCATGGCATGCAATATATATgcaatatacatatatatataatgcatGGGTTTGTGTGAGAGGGGACGGGGTCGACACACGCCCTCTCTTCCAAATCCTTTTACAAATCCTATACATTTTTCTCTATATATCATATATAGATATTGAGAGCATGCATGTTGTGACCGGGCCTTGCCTCCCTGTATGCTCTGATGAAAATCATCCCGACAGATTTCCTGCTGCAGGCAGGCTCCAGGCCTTATGGTCGACCTGTTCATCCACTGTGTTGATTTTTCTGCGCAGTCAACATCTGGACAGAGCGTTTATTCTCTGAGTGGGCTAATCTCCAGCTGTTGAAACATCAAGCTACCCGGTGCATACCAATGCGCTCATGGTGAATCCACCCTAAACCACTGGCGGCTTTAAAGGGGCCAGTTCACATGCAACGAAACTATAGGGAGAAGGAAACAAATagtgtttgtgatttttgattAAATTTGATGTGATTACCGGAT
This window encodes:
- the slc32a1 gene encoding vesicular inhibitory amino acid transporter, which translates into the protein MATLIRSKLSNKLSNAATAVSNKSQAKVSGMFARMGFQAATDEEALGFAACDDLDYDHRQGMQMDILTTDEMGGEGSGDGGGLEGDSHYQRDGTGPPHSASKDGEPANELSEVRPKITAWEAGWNVTNAIQGMFVLGLPYAILHGGYLGLFLIIFAAVVCCYTGKILIACLYEEDEDGQLVRVRDSYVDIANACCAPRFPSLGGHVVNVAQIIELVMTCILYVVVSGNLMYNSFPNMPISQKSWAIIATAALLPCAFLKNLKAVSKFSLLCTLAHFVINVLVIAYCLSRARDWAWDKVKFYIDVKKFPISIGIIVFSYTSQIFLPSLEGNMQKPSEFHCMMNWTHIAACILKGLFALVAYLTWADATKEVITDNLPPTIRAVVNLFLVAKALLSYPLPFFAAVEVLEKSFFQDGGRAFFPDCYGGDGRLKSWGLSLRCILVVFTLLMAIYVPHFALLMGLTGSLTGAGLCFLLPSLFHLRLLWRKLLWHQVFFDVAIFVIGGICSISGFIHSMEGLIEAFKYNIED